In Vicia villosa cultivar HV-30 ecotype Madison, WI unplaced genomic scaffold, Vvil1.0 ctg.000077F_1_1, whole genome shotgun sequence, a single window of DNA contains:
- the LOC131623649 gene encoding alpha-L-arabinofuranosidase 2-like: MTFPHSFTCFLFFLILCLIISECHADANDSQNTTKLVIDASFRRPIPHTFFGAMFEEINHAAAGGIWAELVDNRGFEAGGSNVPSNIFPWSVIGENQLSINVSTELSSCFERNKVALRMDVYCDGQSCPSDGVGISNPGFWGMNIEEGKKYKIVFYVRLLGPIDLQVSFVGSDDGVKLASTNIRASGVNVTKWNRMETILEANSTNHKSNLQITTTNKGSIWLDQVSVMPLDTYKGHGFRRDLFEMLVNLKPKFFRFPGGCFVEGDYLRNAFRWKETVGAWEERPGHYGDVWKYWTDDGFGYFEGLQLSEDLGAFPIWVFNNGISHHDEVNTSAISPFVQEALDGIEFARGSPQSKWGSLRASMGHPNPFDLRYVAVGNEDCGKYNYQENYLMFYKAIKQNYPDIQIISNCDGSQQPLNHSADLYDFHIYTNSSDMFNQSTRFDNASRSGPKAFVSEYAVWKEDAGNGSLYGAVGEAAFLIGLEKNSDLVSMVAYAPLLVNTNDRYWIPDAIVFNSYESYGTPSYWLQHFFIDSSGATFLNSVLQNSTSSIVASAIQYNSSRDGKNYLKVKAVNFENVTQNFNILINGLESKVQQYGSSMTVLTSSNRTDENSFAEPTKVVPKRTPLYNASNDMTVGLPPYSVTSLDLLI; the protein is encoded by the exons ATGACTTTCCCACATTCTTTcacttgttttcttttctttctaattttgtgTTTGATCATTTCTGAATGTCACGCTGATGCTAATGATAGTCAGAATACAACAAAACTAGTTATTGATGCTAGTTTTAGAAGACCTATTCCACACACATTCTTTGGAGCAATGTTTGAA GAGATTAATCATGCTGCAGCTGGAGGAATTTGGGCAGAACTTGTGGATAATAGAG GTTTTGAAGCAGGAGGTTCAAATGTACCTTCAAATATTTTTCCTTGGTCGGTTATTGGAGAAAATCAATTATCCATTAATGTATCAACTGAGCTTTCTTCTTGTTTTGAGCGTAATAAAGTTGCTTTACGTATGGATGTTTATTGTGATGGACAATCTTGTCCATCTGATGGTGTTGGTATCTCCAATCCAGGTTTTTGGGGAATG AATATTGAGGAaggaaagaaatataaaatagtGTTCTATGTTAGATTACTTGGTCCAATTGATTTACAAGTTTCATTTGTTGGATCTGATGATGGTGTCAAATTAGCATCAACCAATATAAG AGCTTCTGGAGTTAATGTTACAAAGTGGAATAGAATGGAGACAATTCTTGAAGCCAATAGTACTAATCACAAATCAAATCTTCAAATAACAACAACCAATAAAGGATCAATATGGTTAGATCAAGTCTCAGTCATGCCTTTAGATACATATAAG GGTCACGGTTTTCGAAGAGATCTGTTTGAAATGTTGGTGAATTTGAAGCCAAAATTTTTTAGATTTCCAg GCGGATGTTTTGTTGAAGGAGATTATTTGAGAAATGCTTTTAGGTGGAAAGAAACAGTTGGAGCATGGGAAGAGAGACCTGGCCACTATGGTGATGTGTGGAAGTATTGGACTGATGATGGATTTGGTTATTTTGAGGGGCTTCAa TTATCAGAAGATCTCGGTGCATTTCCAATATGGGTGTTTAATAATGGTATTAGTCATCATGATGAAGTTAATACATCTGCAATTTCCCCATTTGTGCAG GAAGCTCTAGATGGTATTGAGTTTGCTAGAGGTTCCCCTCAATCAAAATGGGGTTCTCTTAGAGCTTCCATGGGACATCCAAACCCATTTGATTTAAGATATGTTGCTGTTGGAAATGAAGATTGTGGTAAATATAATTATCAAGAAAATTATCTTATGTTTTACAAAGCTATAAAACAAAATTATCCAGATATTCAAATTATCTCAAATTGCGACGGCTCTCAACAACCACTTAATCATTCCGCAGATCTTTATGATTTTcat ATTTATACAAATTCATCGGACATGTTTAACCAATCTACCAGGTTTGATAATGCATCACGATCCGGACCAaag GCATTTGTTAGTGAGTATGCTGTTTGGAAAGAAGATGCAGGCAATGGAAGCCTTTATGGAGCTGTGGGAGAGGCTGCATTTCTTATTGGACTTGAAAAAAATAG TGATCTCGTCAGTATGGTTGCCTATGCACCCCTCCTTGTAAACACAAATGACAGATA TTGGATACCAGATGCAATTGTATTTAACTCTTATGAGAGTTATGGAACTCCAAGTTATTGGCTCCAACATTTTTTTATTGATTCTAGTGGAGCAACCTTTCTTAATTCAGTTCTTCAAAATTCTACTAGCTCAATTGTTGCATCTGCTATTCAGTATAATAGTTCTCGAGATGGGAAGAATTATTTAAAAGTGAAG GCAGTGAATTTTGAAAATGTGACACagaatttcaatattttaattaatggCTTAGAATCAAAAGTGCAACAATATGGTTCTTCAATGACGGTGCTTACATCCTCCAATAGAACCGATGAGAATTCTTTCGCAGAACCTACAAAG GTTGTGCCTAAAAGAACTCCACTTTATAATGCGAGCAATGACATGACTGTTGGACTTCCTCCTTATTCAGTTACATCActtgatttattaatttag